Genomic DNA from Pseudobacteroides sp.:
AGAAATATATATCAAAAAGAGCGATATAATCAATGAGTTCTTTATATTAAAAAGAGTATCTTTAGTGGCAGCAGTCGTTGTTTTTTTAGTAGGAATAGCTTTATATGCAAGTATATTGCATAATAAAAGCACTTTTAATGACAAGGTTCTGGCATATGTGAGCCTTGATATTAATCCGAGCATTCAGTTTGCTATTGATAAAGATTATAAAGTGATGAATGCCGATTATCTAAATAGAGACGCCAAGGAATTGATGGTGGATTTAAAACCGGAAGGCATGAAGATAAATGAGGCCTTTTATATTATATTAAGCAGATGCGTGGATAAAGGAATAGTTAAAGAAAATACTAAAAATTATTTTTTAATAACGGGCGCCTTGCAGGCAAATATAAATGGAAAAGCTGAAACTGAAGCCAACAATGACAAGTTGAAAAATCTTTTGAGCAGTTTGAAGAAAGATGTTGGTACTATGCCTGGAGAGGCTAACGAGATAGCTGTTTTTCAGCTAAATAAAAACGATATTGAAGCAGCTGACAAGAGCGGAATTTCTTTAGGAAGATATGCCTTATACAAGGAGATTGTAAAGGCAGGAAGCAAAATATCTCTTAGTGATTCTAAAAATTTTGAAGTATCGGATTTGATTATTGCATATGAAGAAGTGAGGAAGTATGCTGATCATAGCACACCGGTACCGGATAATTCAGATGTTCCGAACACAAAACAGCCTGATGCTTCGGTAGTTACGCCTGTTCCAAGTATGAAAAGCAGTGATTTAAAAAATACACCGATTATTCCAAGTACACCTGGTATTTCTAAAGCACCTTCAAGTAAAACAAATTCACCAAATATGTCAAATACTCCATCAAGCAACAAAATAAATTCTGACAAGAGCAGTATAAATCCATCAACAAGCAAGCCGAGCAGTGTGATATCATTAACGCCAAAACCAGAAGAAGAAGGAACTGGGTTAAGGGGTGAATATTACGATAATATAGATTTGACAAACTTAGTGAAGACGCGAATAGATAAATATATTTACTTTATGTGGGTGTCAGATTATCCTCCGACCAGTGCTCTTAAGAACGATGAATCTTACAGCGTTCGCTGGACTGGTTATATAAAGCCTCAGTATACGGCAGAATACACGTTTTATGTTACCCGAGATAACGGTGTAAGGCTTTGGATCGACAATAAGCTTATTATTGATAAGTGGAACGATCAATTTAATGTAACTGACACAGGGAAAATAGTTTTACAGGGCAACGAGAAATATGATATTAAAATCGAATTCTATAATAATACAGGTAACGGGTTAATATCACTCATGTGGAGCAGCATTTTAATGGAAAAATCAATTGTTCCTGTTTCGTGCTTATACCCTTCGACCTCTGAATTACCGGTAGGAACTGTATTTCCGGGTGAAGGAAAAGGATTAACCAGCGAATATTATGATAATTCCGATTTGACGTTGCTTAAGGCCTCAGGGATTGACAAGGAAATCAATTTTAACTGGGGAACGGGTTCTCCTGATAAGAGGATAAATCAGGATCAAAAATTCAGTATAAGATGGACAGGCTATATTCAACCTATTAATAGTGAGGATTATACATTCCATATTGACTACGATGGCGGAGTAAGGCTATGGATAGATGACAAGCTGGAAATAAACGAATGGGCTGAAACATTTAAGTTCTCCACACGTACTAGGGAAATAGCACTAAAAGCCGGGCATAAGCATAAAATAAAGCTTGAGTATTTTAATGGAGCACTTACTGGAAGGGTTAAGCTTATGTGGAGCAGCTCTTCATCTGAAAAATCTATTGTTCCAATGAGCAGGCTGTTCCCTGAGGATTAGAAGGAGGCTAGCACATAAAGATTTAGGATAAAAGAATAATAGGATAATAAGGTATCAAACTGACATTAAAATAAAAGGGCCATATAGATTAATAACTTTTATCTATACGGTCCTTTATTTTTGAGCCTTTTACTTTTGTTTTTTACTTTTTATCCTATCATCAATCGATTACAATCATTGTTAATGAACCGCTGGAGCTGGATCCGAAATCATTAACAAGTTTCCACTTATAATTGAAAATACCTTTCTTTTCGGCAATGATGGCAACTGTTCTGGATTGCGGCTCCGGTGTATTATCTTTCAATGAGGTTGATGAAATAACTTCATTGTTTTCATACAAAATAAGTGTAGTTCCGTTATTTCCTCCCGACATACTCATTGATAGCGAAAAATAATCCCCGACTTTTACAGAATAAGTATCCGATGATATTTGAACAATTCCTGGTATACCCTTAGCACCTGCTATTTCTGGAGCTGCTGAAGGTTTTATCGATGGCTTAGTAGCTACTGCAAGACTATCCGCTGGCTTTTTAGGTGTTGCTCTTCTTGTTGTGGGTGTAGGTCTTGCCGATTTTGTATTGGTTGCTCTCTGCCTTGTGGGCTGAATCGGTGTTGAAGTTGGATCAGCAGGACTGTTTGAAGGTTCATTATCCTCTGAATCATTCTCTTCGTCTAGTGGAAAACCTGCTATGGGAGACTCTGTCTGTTCAATAACAGCAGGAGTGGAGCTGACTTCCGCTGTTTCTACAGTCTCAGGAAATTCTGTAGCTTCTGGACCTTCAGAAGGCTCATAGGTTTCTTCCACTGGAGAAGGCTCATCCAATATAATTACCTTGCTTGAGGGAGAAGGGGATACAGTTTCAACTGATTTATTAAGAAATACTTTACTTCCGAATACAACAAGCACAATAACAGCAGCTAAACCTGCAGCAACACCTGCAAACTTTAATATTTTGTTGTAGGATAGTTGTGAACCGTCCTTATTAAGCTGAACCTGCTTGCCGATGCTTCTGTTATTGCTCCTGTCCACTTTTATAATAATGAACTGCCCTGAAAAATTCATTACAATAGCATCTTTTTTGAAAAGCTCAAGTATGATACCTATGTTTTCTGTAGGCTTACCCTGGGATATGTTTATGAGATAGCTTTTTAACACCTTCAAATCACTTTTTAATATTATTGCAAGGGCTATTATGTATTCTTTATTCTTTTCTATAAGTTTTCTTTGTACCTTAAACCTCTCGTCTAAATCATCCAAGGGAATAGACCTAAGATTGAACATGCTGTTAAAAAGTGTTTGACTGTCTGCAATGGACCTTGCAATCTTTAATGAAAACATGATCTGATCTACTTCTCTTGGGCCTAGGAAGAAAAGGTCCCTTAAGGTTATACCGAATTCCCATAGCTTTTGCTTGAAAATAATGATCTCATCCTTATTTTCAAAATTACGATACAAATATTCTTTTGAATCATCATTGGAGGGATCTATACTAGATGAGCTACTTGAGCTTTCCTCCCATAAAAAATGATATAACCACTCCTTAATAATCTTTTCTGAATATGTAGCAAAGCTATCGTTATCGTTAAAGTCATAATGGTCAATACAGTAGTTAAAAGCAGTAATAGCAGCTTCATATTCCTTACTGTTCGTAGGAATTGCTGATTTACTCAAGACCTGAGACACAACTTTCATGATCATGGTCTTGTTTTCTTCAATGAAACGCTCCCTTAATGAAAGATCTCCTTCCCTCATCTTTGTCAAGGCATTCATTAGATTATCGTTGTTGAAAACTTCGTTGTTAATAAAATCCGAGCTCATTTTATCATCTCCAAGGTAAAATTAGTTTAGGAATACATTTGATTCTTTATCTTCATTTACTGCTTGTCGTACATTTACTAAGGCATGAATGAAAAATTACTTCCGCTTTTGAGCGGGTGTTGACGAGTTAAGTCAACACATGAGCGAAACTTATAGCGGATGTTATTTTTGGATCATGACTGAAATAGTCTCACTTATTGCTGATCCTTTACTGTTAAGTAATTTAAACCAATATTTAAATGTTCCCTTAGATTTTGCCTTAAAAGACATGGATGCAGTTTGCGGGTTTGGGGAATCATCTTTATGCCTTTTAAAAAGAACTATTTTACCATTTTCATAAAGAACAATAATTGTCCCGTTATTTCCACCGGTCATGTTCATTGTTATCGTATATGTATCACCGATTTTAACATTATCTATATCACAGCCGATTATCGGTGTATCAGGCGGTCCTACTGCTTTATCCGTAGGCGGCGTGGGTGCCGGTGAGGGTGCTTTTTTAGTGGCTTTGGGCTTTTTAGTAGCCGAAGGCTTTACTACAGTATCGTTATATGTTTGTTCAGGTGTTGGCGTTGCAGGTATAAAATCGGTGCTTATAATATTTGCCTCCGGTGTAGGGCTGAACGCTGCTGTAAAAGTAGCAGTAACAGCGGGAATTGAAGGCTTTTTTTCCGGAGTATCGTTTTTTGCAACGATACCTTTTGATCCAACCTTACTTGGAGAATATGCAGGGGTTGAATCGCTCTTTAAAAGGTAAGTAAAACCAACCAAAATCGTCAAAGTAATAACAAAAAAACTGGCGGCAAAGATAGAATACCTTGTAATATTGGAAGGCTGTTTTATGTAATCGCTGTTTACAACCATTTGTTTACCTAAATAAAGGTTTGGAGTGTTCTTTATTTTAGCTATTGCAAACTTGCCTTGCAAAGTAAAGATCAATGCCTTTTCCTTATAAAGCTCAAGAATAATTCCAACGTTATCAGGGGATTTATTACCTGATTCGATATTCTTGAGATAGCTTTTAAATATAGACAAATTGCTGCTCATAATAAGAGCTAAAGCTATTATATAGGCTTTATGCTTTTCTATAAATTTTTTGTTGTTTCTGACATCTCTGTCAAGCAAGTCATAAGGAATACCTGCCTTTGACGAAATATTTTTGTAAACTTCAGGGTTGTATAGAAGCTTACGGGCTGTAGAGATAGAAATTTTGACAGACTCTTCATCAGAAGGAGTAACATTTACCAATGAATCCAAAGTAATGTCAAGTTCCCACAACCTAAGCTTGAACTTGGATATTTCATCCTTGTTTTCATAATCCCTGTATAAGTACTCGTTTTCAATTTGAGTATTTATAGTTGAAGAATTAGCGTTTAACAACTTTATGTAATCATAAACGGAGTTTTTTATAACCTTCTCTGCATAAGTTAGAAAATCCTCATCACTATTTAAATCAAATGTATCTATTGCATAATTGAATGATGACAGACCTATTTCAAATTCTTTACTGTTGTGAGGTATAGTTGATCTATTTAGTGCTTTTGATACGACCTTTAGAATAAAACTTTTATTTTCATCAATAAAATTACTTCTAGATGCATTATCACCTAAGCGTAATCCCTCAATAAATGATTTCAGGTTATCTTTAGATAATTTATCCTTGCTAAAAAAATTTGAACTGCTCAATTCACTTCCTCCATATTGTACAAACAATGTCGATTGAAATGTACTAAAATTTCCTATACATGAATTATATATTAATTATTTACATTCTTCAATAATTGATATGAAAATAAAAAAACACATTCTATATAAATATGTAAAAAGCTGTCGTATTGTAATTTTTGCTGTAAAAATGAGTTAATGCAATTTAGTGCACAATATATTACTATATATTAATAAAGGCTGTTCATTAAATAGAAAAATTATTATAATAAAATAGAACGAACATAATACATTACTATTTTAATTATTTAAATAAAAGTTATTGGAGACAGGCATGAATCTAGAACAGATTTTAGATAATTTTAAAAATTCTGAAGAGTTGATGAGAAATATAACATCGTGGGTTGAAATACCGCCAAAGGATGCTGTTTATTCAGATTTTCCGGATAGCGTGGACCAAAGGCTAAAGGATGCCCTAAAGAAAAGAGGAATTACAAGGCTTTATTCTCATCAGGCATCAGCCGTAAGCGAGGCGGAGAATGATAAAAACGTTGTAGTAGTTACACCAACTGCATCAGGTAAGACAATGTGCTACAACATACCAGTCATAAATAATATATTGAAGGATCCAGAATCAAGGGCAATTTTTCTGTTTCCCACCAAAGCACTCTCACAGGACCAGTCTGCTGAGCTTCATGAGCTCATCACTGAGGTGGGTGTAGATATAAAAACATATACTTATGATGGGGATACACCTCAAACAGCCAGAAAAGCCATAAGGCATGCAGGACATATAGTTGTTACAAATCCTGACATGCTTCACAGCGGGATACTGCCCCATCATACCAAATGGAATAAATTATTTGAAAACCTGAAATTTATTGTGATTGATGAAATACACCATTACAGGGGCGTTTTCGGTAGCCATCTTGCCAATGTAATAAGAAGGCTGAAAAGAATATGCAGTTTTTACGGCTCAAGACCCAGGTTTATTTGCTGTTCTGCTACAATAGCCAACCCCGATGAATTGGCATCAGGAATTATCGGAGAGGATGTTGTTTTAGTTGATAATAATGGTGCTCCCATGGGTAAAAAGCATTTTATTTTTTATAATCCCCCTGTAGTAAATAAAGAACTTGGAATCAGAAAAAGCAGCACAATAGAGGCTAAGACACTGGCTCAAAACCTTGTTAGAAACAATATACAGACAATAGTTTTTACAAGAAGCAGGCTGAATGTAGAGGTATTAGTTACCTATCTAAAGGATGTATATGCAAACAAATTTGAGGGTGAGCAAAGAGTAAGAGGTTATCGAGGCGGATACCTTCCAAGCCTCAGGCGTGAAATAGAAAGAGGACTTAGAAACGGCACTGTGACAGGCGTAGTAAGCACTAATGCCCTTGAACTTGGCATTGATATAGGCAACCTGGAGGCATGTGTTATATGCGGATATCCCGGAAGTATCTCCAGCACCTGGCAGCAGGCAGGAAGAGCCGGAAGAAGGAACAGTGTTTCTGCAACCTTTCTTATTGCCAGCAGCAGTCCACTAGATCAATATATAGTAGGGAACAGCGATTATTTTTTTACAAAGAGTCCTGAATACGGGCTCATAAATCCGGACAACCTTGCAATACTATATAACCATATAAAATGTGCAGCCTTTGAGCTTCCATTTACAGACGATGAAAAATTCGGTGTTGAAACCACCGCAGAAATACTGGCATTTATGGAGGACGCCAAAATTTTAAGGCATGTGGGCTCAAGGTGGTACTGGATGAATGACGTTTTCCCGGCAGGTGATATTTCGCTAAGAAGTGCTTCCAATGAGAATTTTATTATAGTTGACATAACAGACCCAAAGCATAGGGTAATAGGAGAGACAGACAGGTTCAGTGCACCTATGCTTCTCCATGAGGAGGCAATATACATTCATGAGGGTCAGCAGTACCAAGTTGAAGAGCTGGATTTTGACGATAAAAAGGCATATGTTAGGAAGGTTGATGTGGATTACTATACCGATGCCAACCTTGCCGTGGATATGAAAGTTATTGATGTGTTCAGGAGTGAGGAAGGAAAGCTTACCGACAGGTTCAGCGGAGAGGTGATGGTTTCGGCAATAGTAACCATGTTTAAAAAAATCAAGCTCTATACCCATGAAAACATAGGATCGGGGCCGGTTAATCTTCCTGAACTGGAAATGCATACAACATCATACTGGATAAGTTTTTCGGAAGAATCCACAAAAGGGATGTCACAACTTGAAATACAAAACGGACTTTTAGGTCTGTCAAACATTATCGCAAACTGTGCACCTATTTATCTTATGTGTGACCCGGGAGATATAAGGGTAGTATATCAGGTAAAGGCACCTTTTACCATTAAGCCTACACTTTATATTTATGACAGCTACCCTGGGGGAGTAGGTTTTAGTGAAAAGCTGTATAACATACATCAGGACTTATTTACTGCTACAGGCAAAATGATAGAGCAGTGCAGCTGTGAATTTGGGTGTCCGTCATGCGTCGGCCCTTTGAATGAGTTTTCTGGAAGCGGCAATCCCAAGCTATTAACCCTTAAATTTATAGGACATGCTCTAAGAAATGAGTAAATATAAATGAGGCGTGGATATGTATTCCGATTTAAGAAGCAAGCTTAAACAATTTGCTGAAAAGCAAAACACTAGTGAGGCTGTAAAAATAGAAACTAACGCTGAAATAGACCGGCTTATGGAGGGAACTATTGAGTCAAATGGCATGGGTTCGTTTTTCATGCATAAGAATACCTATTCAATGGATTGTGTTCATGGAAATTGCACTCTGGGAGACTTTGCTGCACTTGATTTTGATTACCTTTTAAAGGTGTTTAGCAGCAATGTTAGCAAATTGGAACTTAAGGACATGGTGTTTCTTGATACGGAGACCACTGGGCTTGGCGGGTCTGGGACGGTTGCATTCCTTATCGGAATTGGATATTTTGAAGAGGATAATTTTGTAGTAAAGCAGCTTTTTATGAGGGATTATGATGAAGAGCCTGCAATGCTTTGTTATTTGGATAATGAGCTTGCCGGCAGGAAGGGACTGATTACATTCAACGGCAAGGCCTTTGATTGGAACCTTTTGAATTCCAGATTTATATTTAATAGAATAAAATGCAGGCAGACGGATCCTGTACATCTGGATTTGCTGCATATTTCCAGGGCTATATGGAAAAGGAAGCTGGAAAGCTGCAGACTCATATCACTTGAAGAAAATCTGCTTGATTTCAAAAGAGCGGACGATATACCGGGATACCTTATACCATCGGCGTATTTTAAATATGTCAACGACAGGGATGCTTCCGATATGAAGAGGGTGTTAGAGCATAACAGACTGGATATCATTTCAATGGTGTCGCTTAGTGTAAAAATCAGTAAACTTCTTAATAATCCTTTAGAAGAAGCTTCTGATTATAATGAAGTTTTTGGTACAGCCAGGATCTATAACAGAGTTATGGATTATGGGAAGGCTGAAAGCTGTTTTAAGCATTGTTCGGTTTCAAATAACAATATTATAAGGGTTGAGGCCTTAAAAGAGCTTACAGGGCTATATAAAAACAATAAGGACTATGATGGGATAACCAAATGCCTAGAGCTGATTATGAGCACATCCAAAACTCCGAACATTCCTGTGATGATAGAGCTGGCAAAGCATTATGAGCATAGGGTAAAGGATATTAATAATGCTAAAAGTATAACTGAAAAGGCTTTTGAGATTTGTTTAGGTAACAGCCTTTTAAGAGGTGTTTATTACAAGGATCTTAAGCACAGGCTGGATAGATTGATAAGAAAGGCTGCTAATAAAGCAAAGGTATAAAACTTTTTTGTTTAGTAAAAAAATATCAGGGTAAATAACAGCATACTACACAATTTTATGTTTTTAATGGAGGTAATAAATATGCATTGTTCACCTGAATGGAATGGCTGTAAAGCAGATGTCTGTGACGAAAATCAACATGTATGGGATGGATGTGTTTGTTCCATATGTGGGATTGAAAATCATGAGTGGCAGAAGTCTGAATCTGAGGAGAAGTGTGTAAATTGTAAGGAATCTAAAGAGTGAGACACAATTAAAAATTTTACAATTATTTTGAATTGTGATGTGGAAAGTAACTCAGCATAACCTTAAAAAGGTGAATTATGCGGGGTTATTTTTAAGTTTGCAAAAATAACAAAAAATGTTGAATAAAGTTACAAGGAATAAGAAAAATTTACAAATTATTTGACTCCAGGGAAAAATATGGTATAATTGGGTTATAATATTTTTTCAAGGGGGAAAATGTTATGGAAAGATGGAAGGGGAAGTTAAAAGCCAGGGAATTTGAAGCCAACGTAGAGATCTTTTACAGGATGCCCACATATTACACCTTGGGAGAATGGTATGGATATGGCACAGTAACCCAGTCCATTGAGGAAAGGGAATATGAGACAAACCTTGGAAGTATTATAGTGAATAACATCAAGGACAGCAACTACAGCAAGCTATTGTTTGGCTTTACAGGAAACGGAGATTTATTTTTGCCTAGAGAGTGAAAAGTAAAATTATCTCTTTTGCTTGATATATAAATAGGTGGGTAATAATAATTACGATAAACTTTGCAAAACGTACTAAAAAAGAGGGCCGGATTTATGTTTTTGGGCCCTCTTTTTAGTATCTGGGAAATTATGGTGTATGCTACGCAATAGTTACTTCATACACATTTAATATTTACAAATTATTCACACTCTTTTAAAAGTTTAAAGTTAGAATAATTTAAAAGGTTAAGCCTTGAGGGGCAGAACAATTCTGATCTGGTTTAATCTTTTATAGTAGATATAGAGATTAGTCTGATTCATAGTACATCGATTTCTCCCTAAGAGAGCCGGTAATGGCTCTTTTTTTCTGTCTCAGGCTGCAAAATCGTAAGGTATCTTGCTCATATCTAGGAAATTATGGTGTACGCTACACCACAATTTCCATGACCACGATCAATGTTGAAAAATCACTCCTTGATTTTGTTTTAATGGTTCTACGGTTTATATTAATTTAATATATAATATTGCTGCAGCATTTTTGTAAAAAATATTTTATACTTGCAGGAATTTACCTTCAAATGGAGAATTAGGAAATTGGGAGGGTGATATAATGTATAAAGAGGATATTAAAGAGACTTTAATCAAAGCAATAAGTCAAAGGAAGCCTGTAAAATTCAGTTATAATAGTCCCGACGATACGGCAAACGGTGAAAGAATCGGAAATTCTCATGCCATGTATATAAACTATTATACTGGAAACATTCTTGTAGATATATATCAAACTGCTGGCGATTCAAATGAAAAGAAAACTATTCCAGAGTGGAGACAATTTAAGTTAAGTTACATTGATAAGATCGAGATACTTATGGATAAACATTTTGAGGTTCAAAAAGATTATAAGCCTAACTCTCCGAAATACAAAAACT
This window encodes:
- a CDS encoding DEAD/DEAH box helicase; this encodes MNLEQILDNFKNSEELMRNITSWVEIPPKDAVYSDFPDSVDQRLKDALKKRGITRLYSHQASAVSEAENDKNVVVVTPTASGKTMCYNIPVINNILKDPESRAIFLFPTKALSQDQSAELHELITEVGVDIKTYTYDGDTPQTARKAIRHAGHIVVTNPDMLHSGILPHHTKWNKLFENLKFIVIDEIHHYRGVFGSHLANVIRRLKRICSFYGSRPRFICCSATIANPDELASGIIGEDVVLVDNNGAPMGKKHFIFYNPPVVNKELGIRKSSTIEAKTLAQNLVRNNIQTIVFTRSRLNVEVLVTYLKDVYANKFEGEQRVRGYRGGYLPSLRREIERGLRNGTVTGVVSTNALELGIDIGNLEACVICGYPGSISSTWQQAGRAGRRNSVSATFLIASSSPLDQYIVGNSDYFFTKSPEYGLINPDNLAILYNHIKCAAFELPFTDDEKFGVETTAEILAFMEDAKILRHVGSRWYWMNDVFPAGDISLRSASNENFIIVDITDPKHRVIGETDRFSAPMLLHEEAIYIHEGQQYQVEELDFDDKKAYVRKVDVDYYTDANLAVDMKVIDVFRSEEGKLTDRFSGEVMVSAIVTMFKKIKLYTHENIGSGPVNLPELEMHTTSYWISFSEESTKGMSQLEIQNGLLGLSNIIANCAPIYLMCDPGDIRVVYQVKAPFTIKPTLYIYDSYPGGVGFSEKLYNIHQDLFTATGKMIEQCSCEFGCPSCVGPLNEFSGSGNPKLLTLKFIGHALRNE
- a CDS encoding ribonuclease H-like domain-containing protein, translating into MYSDLRSKLKQFAEKQNTSEAVKIETNAEIDRLMEGTIESNGMGSFFMHKNTYSMDCVHGNCTLGDFAALDFDYLLKVFSSNVSKLELKDMVFLDTETTGLGGSGTVAFLIGIGYFEEDNFVVKQLFMRDYDEEPAMLCYLDNELAGRKGLITFNGKAFDWNLLNSRFIFNRIKCRQTDPVHLDLLHISRAIWKRKLESCRLISLEENLLDFKRADDIPGYLIPSAYFKYVNDRDASDMKRVLEHNRLDIISMVSLSVKISKLLNNPLEEASDYNEVFGTARIYNRVMDYGKAESCFKHCSVSNNNIIRVEALKELTGLYKNNKDYDGITKCLELIMSTSKTPNIPVMIELAKHYEHRVKDINNAKSITEKAFEICLGNSLLRGVYYKDLKHRLDRLIRKAANKAKV
- a CDS encoding PA14 domain-containing protein — translated: MDKKGIIIYVGKHSVTVLTEDNGYFKLRRKPSMYVSQEIYIKKSDIINEFFILKRVSLVAAVVVFLVGIALYASILHNKSTFNDKVLAYVSLDINPSIQFAIDKDYKVMNADYLNRDAKELMVDLKPEGMKINEAFYIILSRCVDKGIVKENTKNYFLITGALQANINGKAETEANNDKLKNLLSSLKKDVGTMPGEANEIAVFQLNKNDIEAADKSGISLGRYALYKEIVKAGSKISLSDSKNFEVSDLIIAYEEVRKYADHSTPVPDNSDVPNTKQPDASVVTPVPSMKSSDLKNTPIIPSTPGISKAPSSKTNSPNMSNTPSSNKINSDKSSINPSTSKPSSVISLTPKPEEEGTGLRGEYYDNIDLTNLVKTRIDKYIYFMWVSDYPPTSALKNDESYSVRWTGYIKPQYTAEYTFYVTRDNGVRLWIDNKLIIDKWNDQFNVTDTGKIVLQGNEKYDIKIEFYNNTGNGLISLMWSSILMEKSIVPVSCLYPSTSELPVGTVFPGEGKGLTSEYYDNSDLTLLKASGIDKEINFNWGTGSPDKRINQDQKFSIRWTGYIQPINSEDYTFHIDYDGGVRLWIDDKLEINEWAETFKFSTRTREIALKAGHKHKIKLEYFNGALTGRVKLMWSSSSSEKSIVPMSRLFPED
- a CDS encoding anti-sigma factor domain-containing protein, with amino-acid sequence MSSDFINNEVFNNDNLMNALTKMREGDLSLRERFIEENKTMIMKVVSQVLSKSAIPTNSKEYEAAITAFNYCIDHYDFNDNDSFATYSEKIIKEWLYHFLWEESSSSSSSIDPSNDDSKEYLYRNFENKDEIIIFKQKLWEFGITLRDLFFLGPREVDQIMFSLKIARSIADSQTLFNSMFNLRSIPLDDLDERFKVQRKLIEKNKEYIIALAIILKSDLKVLKSYLINISQGKPTENIGIILELFKKDAIVMNFSGQFIIIKVDRSNNRSIGKQVQLNKDGSQLSYNKILKFAGVAAGLAAVIVLVVFGSKVFLNKSVETVSPSPSSKVIILDEPSPVEETYEPSEGPEATEFPETVETAEVSSTPAVIEQTESPIAGFPLDEENDSEDNEPSNSPADPTSTPIQPTRQRATNTKSARPTPTTRRATPKKPADSLAVATKPSIKPSAAPEIAGAKGIPGIVQISSDTYSVKVGDYFSLSMSMSGGNNGTTLILYENNEVISSTSLKDNTPEPQSRTVAIIAEKKGIFNYKWKLVNDFGSSSSGSLTMIVID